A genomic stretch from Apis cerana isolate GH-2021 linkage group LG9, AcerK_1.0, whole genome shotgun sequence includes:
- the LOC107993651 gene encoding prolactin-releasing peptide receptor-like isoform X1, with protein sequence MNREVHSIVIPSNNNVMEEWSSNSTINRIENDVTSNGLVQLIFYILYVHIFILGVFGNVLVCFVVARNRQMQTVTNLFITNLALSDVLLCVLAIPFTPLYTFLGRWIFGRTLCHLVPYAQGVSVYISTLTLTSIAIDRFMVIIYPFHPRMKIEVCLLVIIGIWIFALLLTSPYGIYMHLEEPYTYCEEHWPNERFRKIFSSITSILQFVLPFFVIAFCYICVSIKLNNRAKTKPGTKTNKREEADRERKKRTNRMLIAMVTVFGISWLPLNIVNVINDFYSPANDWIYYKLCFFMTHWLAMSSTCYNPFLYAWLNDNFRKEFKQNRFKKTFYFYVLPCFSKTINGYTPKTTEEFQNNKECNGNNTLQESLLLNETQIRNSNPEGCELITHETTTSNVSRDIEETEAL encoded by the exons ATGAATCGTGAAGTGCATAGTATAGTGATTCCATCGAACAATAACGTGATGGAAGAATGGTCGAGCAATTCGACTATCAACCGTATCGAGAACGACGTAACTTCAAATGGTTTagtgcaattaatattttatatactttacgtacatatttttatattgggTGTATTTGGTAACGTGCTGGTATGCTTCGTCGTGGCACGAAATCGACAGATGCAGACAGTGACAAATTTGTTCATCACGAATTTGGCATTGAGCGATGTTCTGCTTTGCGTTCTTGCGATACCGTTTACACCATTGTACACGTTCCTCGGTAGATGGATATTTGGCAGAACTCTTTGCCATTTGGTACCGTATGCTCAAGGTGTCAGTGTATACATCAGCACGCTGACCTTGACAAGTATCGCGATCGATAGATTCATGGTAATTATCTATCCGTTCCATCCTCGTATGAAGATCGAAGTTTGTTTACTCGTGATCATCGGTATATGGATATTCGCATTACTACTCACTTCCCCTTACGGAATTTACATGCATCTCGAGGAACCATATACTTACTGTGAAGAACATTGGCCGAATGAACGATTTCGCAAAATTTTTAGTTCCATCACGTCAATACTACAATTTGTCCTACCATTTTTCGTAATTGCTTTTTGTTACATCTGTGTCtcgatcaaattaaataatcgagcTAAAACGAAACCTGGTACCAAAACCAATAAAAGGGAAGAGGCTgacagagagaggaagaagcgAACGAATCGAATGCTGATTGCTATGGTCACTGTGTTCGGTATATCATGGTTACCGCTTAATATCGTAAACGttatcaatgatttttattcgcCGGCCAATGAttggatatattataaactttgtTTTTTCATGACACATTGGCTCGCTATGAGTAGTACTTGTTATAATCCTTTCCTTTACGCTTGGCTCAACGATAACTTTCGCAAAGAATTTAAACAa aaccgATTCAAAAagacattttatttctat GTACTTCCATgcttttcaaaaacaattaatgGTTATACTCCGAAAACTAccgaagaatttcaaaataataaagaatgtaACGGAAATAATACCCTTCAGGaatctttattattgaatgaaaCGCAAATAAGAAATTCGAATCCAGAAGGCTGTGAATTGATTACCCATGAAACAACAACTAGCAACGTGTCGAGAGACATAGAAGAAACAGAAGCTCTCTGA
- the LOC107993728 gene encoding autophagy-related protein 101, whose product MNARTQLFELSMEGRQVDEAVASIFHSVLFHRSLGKFKYKQEGSYSVGTVGYQDVDCDFIDFTYVCCSSVHLDQTLKREISGFSEALRSTDSPGSGQISLEFFQKKKNRWPFQPECIPWEVWTVRLELIKLATEHERQICREKVGDLLTDKILYITEVMNRHDYLPKMPNQAELDLIFDTSYPDIQPYLFKLSFTTSSPSSTTMGNTMKKLIKETLSI is encoded by the coding sequence ATGAATGCCAGAACTCAACTATTTGAATTAAGTATGGAGGGCAGACAAGTGGATGAAGCAGTAGCAAGTATCTTCCACAGTGTTCTTTTCCATCGAAGTCttggtaaatttaaatacaagcAAGAAGGTAGTTATTCAGTGGGTACTGTGGGATATCAAGATGTTGACTgtgattttattgattttacttATGTCTGTTGTTCATCTGTGCATCTGGATCAAACTTTGAAACGTGAAATATCAGGTTTTTCTGAAGCTTTGCGTTCTACTGATAGTCCAGGTTCTGGCCAAATATCCTTGGAAttctttcaaaagaaaaaaaatcgttggCCCTTCCAACCAGAATGCATACCTTGGGAAGTATGGACAGTAAGACTGGAACTTATTAAATTAGCAACAGAACATGAGAGACAGATATGCAGAGAAAAAGTTGGAGATTTATTAACAGATAAGATTCTTTACATAACAGAAGTAATGAATCGACATGACTATCTACCTAAAATGCCAAATCAAGCTGAATTggatttgatttttgatacaTCATATCCTGATATACAAccttatctatttaaattatcatttaccaCTTCTAGCCCATCAAGTACAACAATGGgtaatacaatgaaaaaattaatcaaagaaaCATTATCCATTtag
- the LOC107993684 gene encoding N-alpha-acetyltransferase 30, protein MEKINVESVTDGNESENEQNSIEEKNENSLTDIATLDITSRLSLKTTEIYGESHRNGISRVNGICNSPERITSMTNLTQPETTQLNQHGTLPGTLSLESRGNDIKYVSYTSELQMPDIMKLIQKDLSEPYSIYTYRYFIYNWPKLCFLAMFGDECVGAIVCKLDIHRKVIKRGYIAMLAVDVKYRKQKIGSNLVRRAIQAMVEDNAGEVVLETEITNRPALRLYENLGFVRDKRLFRYYLNGVDALRLKLWLR, encoded by the exons atggaaaagataAATGTAGAAAGTGTTACAGATGGAAATGAATcagaaaatgaacaaaatagcattgaagaaaagaatgaaaactCTTTGACAGATATTGCTACGTTAGATATTACATCTCGACTTAGTTTAAAGACAACTGAAATATATGGAGAATCACATAGAAATGGAATATCTCGAGTTAATGGAATTTGTAATTCTCCTGAAAGAATTACTAGTATGACTAATCTTACACAACCTGAAACTACTCAGTTAAATCAACatg gtACATTACCAGGGACATTATCATTGGAAAGTAGAGGTAATGATATAAAGTATGTTAGTTACACAAGTGAATTACAAATGCCTGATATTATGAAGTTAATACAAAAGGACCTAAGTGAACCATATTCTATTTACACAtatagatatttcatttataattggccaaaattatgttttctg GCGATGTTTGGTGACGAGTGTGTTGGTGCCATTGTCTGCAAACTGGACATCCATAGAAAAGTCATAAAACGTGGATACATTGCAATGTTAGCTGTCGatgtaaaatatcgaaagCAAAAGATTGGATCAAACCTGGTAAGAAGAGCGATCCAGGCTATGGTGGAAGATAATGCTGGTGAAGTAGTTTTAGAAACAGAAATTACTAATCGACCAGCATTACGTTTGTACGAGAATCTTGGTTTCGTGCGTGATAAGCGATTATTTCGGTATTACTTAAATGGTGTAGATGCTCTTCGATTGAAATTATGGCTTAGATGA
- the LOC107993651 gene encoding prolactin-releasing peptide receptor-like isoform X2 has translation MNREVHSIVIPSNNNVMEEWSSNSTINRIENDVTSNGLVQLIFYILYVHIFILGVFGNVLVCFVVARNRQMQTVTNLFITNLALSDVLLCVLAIPFTPLYTFLGRWIFGRTLCHLVPYAQGVSVYISTLTLTSIAIDRFMVIIYPFHPRMKIEVCLLVIIGIWIFALLLTSPYGIYMHLEEPYTYCEEHWPNERFRKIFSSITSILQFVLPFFVIAFCYICVSIKLNNRAKTKPGTKTNKREEADRERKKRTNRMLIAMVTVFGISWLPLNIVNVINDFYSPANDWIYYKLCFFMTHWLAMSSTCYNPFLYAWLNDNFRKEFKQVLPCFSKTINGYTPKTTEEFQNNKECNGNNTLQESLLLNETQIRNSNPEGCELITHETTTSNVSRDIEETEAL, from the exons ATGAATCGTGAAGTGCATAGTATAGTGATTCCATCGAACAATAACGTGATGGAAGAATGGTCGAGCAATTCGACTATCAACCGTATCGAGAACGACGTAACTTCAAATGGTTTagtgcaattaatattttatatactttacgtacatatttttatattgggTGTATTTGGTAACGTGCTGGTATGCTTCGTCGTGGCACGAAATCGACAGATGCAGACAGTGACAAATTTGTTCATCACGAATTTGGCATTGAGCGATGTTCTGCTTTGCGTTCTTGCGATACCGTTTACACCATTGTACACGTTCCTCGGTAGATGGATATTTGGCAGAACTCTTTGCCATTTGGTACCGTATGCTCAAGGTGTCAGTGTATACATCAGCACGCTGACCTTGACAAGTATCGCGATCGATAGATTCATGGTAATTATCTATCCGTTCCATCCTCGTATGAAGATCGAAGTTTGTTTACTCGTGATCATCGGTATATGGATATTCGCATTACTACTCACTTCCCCTTACGGAATTTACATGCATCTCGAGGAACCATATACTTACTGTGAAGAACATTGGCCGAATGAACGATTTCGCAAAATTTTTAGTTCCATCACGTCAATACTACAATTTGTCCTACCATTTTTCGTAATTGCTTTTTGTTACATCTGTGTCtcgatcaaattaaataatcgagcTAAAACGAAACCTGGTACCAAAACCAATAAAAGGGAAGAGGCTgacagagagaggaagaagcgAACGAATCGAATGCTGATTGCTATGGTCACTGTGTTCGGTATATCATGGTTACCGCTTAATATCGTAAACGttatcaatgatttttattcgcCGGCCAATGAttggatatattataaactttgtTTTTTCATGACACATTGGCTCGCTATGAGTAGTACTTGTTATAATCCTTTCCTTTACGCTTGGCTCAACGATAACTTTCGCAAAGAATTTAAACAa GTACTTCCATgcttttcaaaaacaattaatgGTTATACTCCGAAAACTAccgaagaatttcaaaataataaagaatgtaACGGAAATAATACCCTTCAGGaatctttattattgaatgaaaCGCAAATAAGAAATTCGAATCCAGAAGGCTGTGAATTGATTACCCATGAAACAACAACTAGCAACGTGTCGAGAGACATAGAAGAAACAGAAGCTCTCTGA
- the LOC107993817 gene encoding small ribosomal subunit protein eS8, with product MGISRDHWHKRRATGGKRKPIRKKRKFELGRPAANTKLGPQRIHTVRTRGGNKKYRALRLDTGNFSWGSECTTRKTRIIDVVYNASNNELVRTKTLVKNAIVTIDATPFRQWYEGHYVLPLGRKRGAKLTEAEEEVLNKKRSKKAETKYKARQRFAKVEPALEEQFATGRVLACISSRPGQCGRADGYILEGKELEFYMRKIKSKKAK from the exons ATGG gtaTTTCTCGCGATCATTGGCATAAGAGGCGAGCAACTGGTGGTAAAAGAAAGCCAATccgtaaaaagagaaaatttgaattaggtCGACCAGCTGCAAATACAAAACTTGGACCTCAACGTATTCATACG GTACGTACCAGAGGtggtaacaaaaaatatagagcACTTCGTTTAGATACAGGAAATTTTTCATGGGGATCTGAGTGTACTACAAGAAAAACACGTATTATAGATGTAGTTTATAATGCATCAAATAATGAATTGGTGAGAACAAAAACTCTTGTAAAGAATGCAATTGTCACTATTGATGCAACACCTTTCAGACAATGGTATGAAGGTCATTATGTTTTACCATTGGGTCGTAAACGAGGTGCGAAACTG ACTGAAGCTGAAGaagaagttttaaataaaaaacgttCGAAAAAAGCAGAAACTAAATATAAAGCAAGGCAGCGATTTGCTAAAGTTGAACCTGCTCTTGAAGAACAATTTGCTACAGGACGTGTTCTTG cttGTATATCAAGTAGACCTGGACAATGCGGTCGTGCGGATGGTTATATACTTGAAGGAAAAGaacttgaattttatatgagaaaaattaaaagtaaaaaagccaaataa
- the LOC107992769 gene encoding MYND-type zinc finger-containing chromatin reader Zmynd8: protein MTSIEAQKSFTNSLNLQSSVISESQKENSQLTNVQEEQNIDIANKETSKDTIIDIKNDIKDTLHIKNCDQKKYENEEDVIILENNKKDIKCNINKIEHGQNSEKLDIISFASENDSKIIKTENTKEVTSKSGNNLKRTRRSITTQEADVLLEENNSRTKRKKKNTNDRFCWRCHKESVEAHCSACPRSWHRKCIGMQQSIIQNWICGECAAILRAENAETRSTAMAQLSVDQLCLLLKHVVERMREYPGSEPFWKPVELSEAPNYLDYVVKPMDLSLLESNVRAKLYGSTDAFMADAKWIQHNCIVFNTCGGVYTDTSKLTNAAKQIIKLARQEVSEIEACPDCYAHGRNLPRPQPAWFIEPCRRPHPLVWAKLKGFPFWPAKAMPRMNSQGFVDVRFFGEHDRAWVSPRDLYLYSEDPPVPLPRKRKLDMEECVREITRHCRKLELVFGEFKFAPPKVQYNPHDPMQIKLMLPNYDPLNSSNCISPQHLIPKKTPFLKKRVHVKMKSQNDLEKIDNSDTENKISNEFNSANKGSKIESRPSKIVESDNFHETETIAVTSNNLNESMDRESKEDVQVGKNTLTKLDVVAKEDMKPSTSKTSKNEINNGNTAKDDTNGPNFMLKQNSENEINDNKRSLENLLKQEIVTSKKHTVKDIQISKKEFISKMNVNKEDASQNLNSQKNNFKNTKNIEKVYKPKTRIVDKMNAEKALRSTTIEQSQKLNTTGTIVKQQNDSTKLKDTSKNHSNNLTESTISILSNKTPIDTDINGDVDTYKKNTTDQSVALLFVVNDGTSNTTKKSTGNLITEKEKNCDVSIQDQQTSKISLQLSYQQTKESKARKSFPNKPRNCPQLIPRSSTSTQSNSIDSIVTDYQTENRIEYQMLPPEAGPISARLYHGAQDLARKLAKLMEEAYKEAAQESQNCESRMSENHQATVHFLRLQIERMRWQHQQQLAELKHNTDRILREMKASLEAERLRAIEETRREAEEEKLRCIEEIKRKQWCAMCGREALFYCCWNTAYCDYPCQQSHWPMHMRTCAQKPSFTTIVTSSTVNSNQQQNHNIKVNSPTNRMYELSHDKLNKISTSLALCCSETDGNGNSS from the exons ATGACATCAATAGAGGCACAAAAAAGTTTtacaaattctttaaatttacaaagttCAGTTATATCTGAATCACAAAAAGAAAACTCACAATTGACAAATGTTCAAGAAgaacaaaatattgatattgctAATAAAGAAACAAGTAAAGATACTATTATAgacataaaaaatgatattaaagataCACTGCACATTAAAAATTGTgatcaaaagaaatatgaaaatgaagaagatgtaattattttagaaaataataagaaagatattaaatgtaacataaataaaatagaacatGGACAGAACAGCGAAAAGTtggatattatttcttttgcttctgaaaatgattctaaaataattaaaactgaaaatacaaaagaagtTACAAGTAAAagtggaaataatttaaaaagaacacGACGAAGTATTAC taCTCAAGAAGCAGATGtacttttagaagaaaataattcaagaactaaacgaaagaaaaaaaatacaaatgataGATTTTGTTGGCGATGTCATAAAGAATCAGTAGAAGCACATTGTAGTGCATGTCCTAGATCATGGCATCGCAAATGTATAGGAATGcaacaatcaattattcaaaattggaTATGTGGAGAATGTGCAGCAATTTTACGAGCGGAAAATGCAGAAACACGTTCTACAGCTATGGCACAATTATCTGTTGatcaattatgtttattattaaaacatgttGTTGAAAGAATGAGAGAATATCCTGGT TCAGAACCATTTTGGAAACCAGTAGAACTTTCTGAAGCTCCAAATTATCTAGATTATGTGGTAAAACCAATGGATTTAAGTCTTTTAGAATCGAATGTTCGAGCTAAATTATACGGTAGTACAGATGCATTTATGGCTGATGCTAAATGGATTCAACATAActgtattgtatttaatacat gTGGTGGTGTATACACTGATACATCTAAATTAACAAATGCtgcaaaacaaattattaaattagcaCGTCAAGAAGTATCAGAAATTGAAGCATGTCCTGATTGTTATGCTCATGGAAGAAATTTGCCAAGACCACAACCAGCATGGTTTATTGAACCATGTCGTCGTCCTCATCCGCTAGTTTGGGCTAAATTGAAAGGTTTTCCATTTTGGCCTGCAAAAGCTATGCCTCGAATGAATTCTCAAGGTTTTGTAGATGTTCGATTTTTTGGTGAACATGATCGAGCATGGGTTTCTCCACgagatctatatttatattcagaaGATCCACCTGTCCCATtaccaagaaaaagaaaattagatatgGAGGAATGTGTTAGAGAAATTACTCGTCATTGTCGAAAATTAGAGCTTGTATTTGGTGAATTCAAATTTGCACCCCCTAAAGTACAATATAATCCGCATGATccaatgcaaataaaattaatgttaccAAATTATGATCCTCTCAATTCTAGTAATTGCATATCTCCGCAACACTTGATTCCTAAGAAAACACCTTTTCTTAAAAAGCGAGTTCATGTTAAAATGAAATCGCAAAATGATTTAGAGAAGATAGACAATTCTGatactgaaaataaaatatcaaatgaatttaACTCCGCTAATAAAGGAAGCAAAATTGAAAGTAGACCGTCTAAAATAGTAGAATCTGATAATTTCCATGAAACTGAAACCATTGCTGTTACAAGCAACAATTTAAACGAATCAATGGACAGAGAAAGTAAAGAAGACGTGCAAGTAGGCAAAAATACATTAACAAAATTGGATGTGGTCGCAAAAGAAGATATGAAACCAAGTACAAGTAAAACtagtaaaaatgaaataaataatggaaatacaGCAAAAGATGACACAAATGGACCAAATTTTATGTTGAAACAAAActctgaaaatgaaataaatgataataaaagatctttggaaaatttattaaaacaagaaatagTAACTTCAAAAAAACATACAGTgaaagatattcaaatatcCAAAAAGGAATTCATTTCTAAAATGAATGTTAATAAAGAAGATGCtagtcaaaatttaaattcacaaaagaataattttaaaaatactaaaaacatagaaaaagtttataaaccAAAGACAAGAATAGTTGATAAAATGAACGCCGAGAAAGCTTTAAGATCTACCACAATAGAGCAaagtcaaaaattaaatacaacagGAACGATAGTTAAACAACAAAATGattcaacaaaattgaaagatacCTCTAAAAATCATAGTAACAATTTAACAGAATCAACTATTTCAATACTAAGCAATAAAACACCAATTGATACTGATATTAATGGTGATGTTGAcacttacaaaaaaaatactacAGATCAATCTGTTGCATTACTTTTCGTTGTAAATGATGGTACATCTAATACTACAAAAAAATCCACTGGTAATTTGATTaccgaaaaagagaaaaattgtgaTGTTTCAATTCAAGATCAACAGActtcgaaaatttcattacaacTGTCATATCAACAAACAAAGGAAAGCAAAGCTAGAAAATCATTTCCTAATAAACCTCGTAATTGTCCACAACTCATTCCACGTTCATCGACGAGCACACAATCCAATTCAATAGATTCTATAGTAACTGATTATCAAACTGAAAATCGTATTGAATATCAAATGCTACCACCAGAAGCAGGACCTATCAGTGCTCGTTTGTATCATGGTGCTCAAGATTTAGCCAGAAAACTAGCTAAATTAATGGAAGAGGCATACAAGGAAGCAGCACAAGAAAGTCAAAATTGTGAAAGCCGTATGTCTGAAAATCACCAAGCAACAgtacattttttaagattacaaATAGAACGTATGAGATGGCAACATCAACAACAATTAGCagaattaaaacataatacag atagaaTATTACGTGAAATGAAAGCAAGTTTGGAAGCTGAAAGATTACGTGCTATTGAGGAAACTCGTAGAGaagcagaagaagaaaagcTACGAtgtattgaagaaattaaacgtAAACAATGGTGTGCAATGTGTGGTAGAGAAGCATTATTTTACTGCTGTTGGAATACTGCATATTGTGATTATCCTTGCCAACAATCACATTGGCCAATGCATATGAGAACATGTGCTCAAAAACCTTCATTCACTACTATTGTTACCAGTTCTACTGTAAATTCGAATCAGCAGCAG aatcataATATCAAAGTAAACAGCCCTACTAATAGGATGTACGAATTATCACATGATAAACTGAACAAAATATCAACATCTCTAGCTTTGTGTTGTTCTGAAACTGATGGTAATGGAAATTCATCATAG